Below is a genomic region from Citrobacter tructae.
CTGCATGTCGCGTCTGCGCATTGACGTGACGGATAAGACGCTGGTGGACAAAGCGCTGCTGAAACAGCTTGGCGCGGCGGGCGTCGTCGAGGTCGGGAACAACATCCAGAGCGTCTTTGGTATGAAATCCGATCGGCTGAAAGAAGCGATCCGCGCAGCTAACGCGTATACACAGGAGGCAAAATGAAACAGCTACACCACAGCGGCTTGCCGCTGTATCTCGATGACGACGGCGTGATGGCGCTGAAACCGCCGCTGAACTATCTCGGCTTTGGCCGCAAAAGCGCCGGACAGATGGCGGTGGTATTACCGGAGTTCACTGAAGCACAGCGTGATGAACCGACTTACGATGTTTATCGCGGGCTCAGCTTTGCGGAGGATCACGAACGGCTTGCTGCTGACCAGTATCAGTATGACATCACCATCATCATGCCGGGAACGATTGGCCATGAGCGCAAGAAAACCAGCGGTCATTATCACGGCTATAACGACACGCGGCGCAACACCCATCCGGAAGTGTATGAGGTGATTAAGGGTACGGCGGCATATATCCTGCAAAAGTCGCCGGATTTTGCCGTCCCGCCAAAAGATCTGCTGGTGGGCGATCTTATCGTGGCGGTGGTGAAGGAGGGGCAGAGCATTATCGTGCCGCCGAATTACGGCCACTGCTCAATCAATATCGGTGACGGGCCGCTGGTGTTCAGCAACCTGGCGTATAAACCCTGCGCGGTTCACTACGACACGGTGCAGTTTTACCACGGTATGGCCTGCTACATCGTGGAAGAGAACGGGCAGCTCTGCGTGCGCAAGAATCACTACTACCCGCGTATTCCGCGCATCAAATTCGCCACCGTCAAAGAGAACCCGCATCTTGGCATCACCTTCGATACGCCGCTTTACCAGCGCTACCGCGCCGCACCGGAACGTTTTCATTTTCTGGGGCATGTCGATAACTATGTCCGGGAAATCATGGGGATGCTCCAGTATGAGGATGATTTATTCCCGCTCTGTCAGGAGGACGCATGATGGAAACGCAATCTGTTGCAGGCGTTGCCTGTAGCGACCTGAATCAGGTGATGTCGCGGATTGATGGCGCTGCGCTGGCGTGTCTGGAGCAGGCCATTGCTGACGCGAACGCGATATTTGTTTTTGGCGCAGGCCGTTCGCTGTTGATGCTGAAAGCTTTTGCGATGCGCCTGATGCATATCGGCCTGAAGGTGCATGTTGTCGGCGATGTGGTGACGCCTGCGCTGCAAAAAGGCGACCTGCTGCTGCTGGCCAGCGCATCGGGCGAAACGGCTTCGCTGGTGAATGTGGCAGCGAAAGCGAAGAAGCTGGGCGGCACCGTGGCCCTGCTGACCATTTTCCCCGAGTCCACGTTGGGGAATCTGGCGGATGTGGTGATCAGGATCCCGGCCTATACCGACAAACTGCCGGATGGACCTGAGAATGTGAAAGGTATTCTGCCCGGCGGCAGCCTGTTTGAAGAGGCGGTCATGGTGCTGGGCGACGCCATGATTGTGAATCTGGCGCAGTCGACGGGATATCGCTTAACCAAAGGCTTTGCGCTGCACGCCAACCTCGAATAAGTCATTCGACACAAGGAAACCAACATGAAATTACAGCTTGCCCTGGACGAGTTAACCCTGCCTGAAGCGCTGGTATTTATTGATAAGGTGGTTGACGACGTTGATATTATTGAAGTGGGCACGCCTTTTCTAATTCGGGAAGGCGTGAACGCAATTAAAGCCATTAAAGAAAAATATCCGCATAAGGAAGTACTGGCGGATGCGAAAATTATGGATGGGGGATATTTCGAGTCCCGGCTGTTATTTGATGCTGGCGCAGACTACGTTACGGTTCTGGGCGTGACGGATGTTTTAACGATCCAAGCGTGTATCCGGGCGGCAAAAGAGACGGGAAAACAAGTGGTGGTGGATATGATCTGCGTCGACGATCTGCCCGCGCGGGTCCGCCTGCTAGAAGAAGCGGGGGCGGATATGCTGGCGGTACACACCGGCACCGACCAGCAGGCGGCGGGACGCAAGCCGATTGATGATTTGATAACGATGCTGAAGGCGCGCCGGAAAGCCCGGATTGCCGTCGCAGGCGGCATCAGCAGCCAGACGGTGAAGGACTATGCGCTGTTAGGTCCGGATGTGGTGATTGTGGGATCAGCGATCACGCATGCGGCGGATCCGGCTGTTGAGGCAAGGAAGATATCACAGGAGTTGTTGCAACATCATTGAGGTTAGACGAACAGAACGACATCTGGCGCGACTGTGTGCCAGATGTCGGAATAACCATAAGATTATGCCTTCAGTCTGAATCGTGGATTAACTCCCTTCGCGCTGGTG
It encodes:
- a CDS encoding glucose-6-phosphate isomerase family protein — translated: MKQLHHSGLPLYLDDDGVMALKPPLNYLGFGRKSAGQMAVVLPEFTEAQRDEPTYDVYRGLSFAEDHERLAADQYQYDITIIMPGTIGHERKKTSGHYHGYNDTRRNTHPEVYEVIKGTAAYILQKSPDFAVPPKDLLVGDLIVAVVKEGQSIIVPPNYGHCSINIGDGPLVFSNLAYKPCAVHYDTVQFYHGMACYIVEENGQLCVRKNHYYPRIPRIKFATVKENPHLGITFDTPLYQRYRAAPERFHFLGHVDNYVREIMGMLQYEDDLFPLCQEDA
- the hxlB gene encoding 6-phospho-3-hexuloisomerase, which produces METQSVAGVACSDLNQVMSRIDGAALACLEQAIADANAIFVFGAGRSLLMLKAFAMRLMHIGLKVHVVGDVVTPALQKGDLLLLASASGETASLVNVAAKAKKLGGTVALLTIFPESTLGNLADVVIRIPAYTDKLPDGPENVKGILPGGSLFEEAVMVLGDAMIVNLAQSTGYRLTKGFALHANLE
- the hxlA gene encoding 3-hexulose-6-phosphate synthase translates to MKLQLALDELTLPEALVFIDKVVDDVDIIEVGTPFLIREGVNAIKAIKEKYPHKEVLADAKIMDGGYFESRLLFDAGADYVTVLGVTDVLTIQACIRAAKETGKQVVVDMICVDDLPARVRLLEEAGADMLAVHTGTDQQAAGRKPIDDLITMLKARRKARIAVAGGISSQTVKDYALLGPDVVIVGSAITHAADPAVEARKISQELLQHH